One window from the genome of Dasypus novemcinctus isolate mDasNov1 chromosome 26, mDasNov1.1.hap2, whole genome shotgun sequence encodes:
- the CCDC12 gene encoding coiled-coil domain-containing protein 12 isoform X1 gives MVHCAQGTPEPGADARQVSGHRTRTMGSRRPSSSEKRRAARSTVKSTGMREPSESPVCFHTPLPAARGACRLSWAQRRLPCTVAEPGPRRVSRAWALCSLLCLSHRTSEMVTERAARDLRLRNYVPEDEDLKRRRVPQARPVAVEEKVKEQLEAAKPEPVIEEVDLANLAPRKPDWDLKRDVAKKLEKLEKRTQRAIAELIRERLKGQEDSLASAVGATSEQEACDSD, from the exons GACAAGGACGATGGGGAGCCGAAGACCAAGCAGCTCCGAGAAGAGGAGGGCAGCGAGAAGCACAG TCAAGTCCACAGGGATGCGGGAGCCTTCAGAGTCTCCAGTGTGCTTTCACACCCCACTGCCGGCAGCCCGGGGTGCTTGCCGCCTCTCCTGGGCCCAGAGACGTTTGCCCTGCACGGTGGCAGAGCCGGGGCCTCGCCGTGTCTCTCGGGCCTGGGCTTTGTGCTCCTTGCTGTGCCTGAGCCACCGGACCTCCGAGATGGTGACAGAGAGAGCGGCCAG GGACCTGAGGCTGCGGAACTATGTCCCTGAGGACGAGGACCTGAAGAGGAGGCGGGTGCCCCAGGCCCGGCCAGTCGCAG TGGAAGAGAAGGTCAAGGAGCAGCTGGAGGCCGCCAAGCCGGAGCCCGTCATCGAGGAAGTG GACCTGGCCAACCTGGCGCCCCGGAAGCCCGACTG GGACCTCAAGAGAGACGTCGCCAAGAAgctggagaagctggagaagcGGACCCAGAGGGCCATCGCCGAGCTGATCC GTGAGAGGCTGAAAGGCCAGGAGGACAGCCTGGCCTCGGCAGTGGGTGCCACCTCCGAGCAGGAAGCCTGCGACTCCGACTGA
- the CCDC12 gene encoding coiled-coil domain-containing protein 12 isoform X2, with product MGSRRPSSSEKRRAARSTVKSTGMREPSESPVCFHTPLPAARGACRLSWAQRRLPCTVAEPGPRRVSRAWALCSLLCLSHRTSEMVTERAARDLRLRNYVPEDEDLKRRRVPQARPVAVEEKVKEQLEAAKPEPVIEEVDLANLAPRKPDWDLKRDVAKKLEKLEKRTQRAIAELIRERLKGQEDSLASAVGATSEQEACDSD from the exons ATGGGGAGCCGAAGACCAAGCAGCTCCGAGAAGAGGAGGGCAGCGAGAAGCACAG TCAAGTCCACAGGGATGCGGGAGCCTTCAGAGTCTCCAGTGTGCTTTCACACCCCACTGCCGGCAGCCCGGGGTGCTTGCCGCCTCTCCTGGGCCCAGAGACGTTTGCCCTGCACGGTGGCAGAGCCGGGGCCTCGCCGTGTCTCTCGGGCCTGGGCTTTGTGCTCCTTGCTGTGCCTGAGCCACCGGACCTCCGAGATGGTGACAGAGAGAGCGGCCAG GGACCTGAGGCTGCGGAACTATGTCCCTGAGGACGAGGACCTGAAGAGGAGGCGGGTGCCCCAGGCCCGGCCAGTCGCAG TGGAAGAGAAGGTCAAGGAGCAGCTGGAGGCCGCCAAGCCGGAGCCCGTCATCGAGGAAGTG GACCTGGCCAACCTGGCGCCCCGGAAGCCCGACTG GGACCTCAAGAGAGACGTCGCCAAGAAgctggagaagctggagaagcGGACCCAGAGGGCCATCGCCGAGCTGATCC GTGAGAGGCTGAAAGGCCAGGAGGACAGCCTGGCCTCGGCAGTGGGTGCCACCTCCGAGCAGGAAGCCTGCGACTCCGACTGA